A DNA window from Augochlora pura isolate Apur16 chromosome 9, APUR_v2.2.1, whole genome shotgun sequence contains the following coding sequences:
- the Arp10 gene encoding actin-related protein 10 — MLRRYEGVFLFWDKQMVIFDIGSAYTKYGYTNEATPRGMVRTETICSETKQVRNIYDYKNTEDLYQLLVEFFHCLFFRYVVITPKDARIMILESCLTPSQFRETLAKVLFRHFEIGSLMFLSSHLATISTLGTNTALVLDVGYKEATLIPIYEGVPILKAWQALPLAGKAVHMHLMDCLKESLPNMNITEKVVEDIKVRTCFVTTLERSNKLGTEEALVPPPAVTYHGVKNIIIPGEVREKAYEILWQRDRDNLCIPAMILDAILKCPIDIRRTLAENILLIGGTTMAKGFVSRLKSELLTLVKSNVYSEKLKIQVFKFHTAPSKPNCTAWLGGAIFGTVDLRLRCITKENFLSSNRVPDWVNLIDNQKTPCEL, encoded by the exons ATGTTACGTCGCTATGAAggtgttttccttttttggGATAAACAAATGGTCATATTTGACATTGGAAGTGCATACACAAA ATATGGCTACACAAACGAAGCTACACCACGTGGAATGGTAAGGACTGAGACTATTTGTTCAGAAACCAAACAGGTCAGGAATATTTATGACTATAAGAATACAGAGGATTTGTATCAGTTACTTGTAGAgttttttcattgtttatttttcag ATATGTTGTAATAACACCTAAGGATGCCAGAATCATGATATTAGAATCCTGTTTAACGCCATCTCAATTCAGAGAAACATTGGCTAAAGTATTGTTTAGACATTTCGAGATTGGTTCTTTAATGTTTTTGTCTTCTCATTTGGCAACAATTAGTACTTTAGGCACCAACACAGCCTTAGTATTGGATGTTGGATACAAAGAAGCTACGTTGATACCAATTTATGAAGGAGTACCAATTTTGAAAGCATGGCAAGCACTTCCTTTGGCTGGCAAAGCTGTACACAT gcATCTAATGGATTGTTTAAAAGAATCCTTACCCAATATGAATATAACAGAAAAAGTTGTGGAAGATATAAAAGTTAGAACATGCTTTGTTACTACATTGGAACGATCAAATAAATTAGGAACTGAAGAAGCTCTTGTACCTCCTCCTGCAGTTACATACCAtggtgttaaaaatattattatacctgGTGAAGTTAGAGAGAAagcatatgaaatattatggCAAAGAGATAGGGATAATTTATGTATACCTGCAATGATATTAGACGCTATTCTTAAG TGTCCAATAGATATTAGGCGAACTTTAGCTgaaaatatactattaatCGGAGGCACAACGATGGCGAAAGGATTCGTTAGTCGTCTTAAATCGGAACTCCTAACTTTAGTGAAAAGCAATGTTTAttctgagaaattaaaaattcaagttttcaaatttcataCTGCACCCAGTAAACCTAATTGCACAGCATGGCTGGGAGGTGCCATTTTTGGAACCGTTGATCTGCGATTAAGATgtataacaaaagaaaattttttgtCATCAAACAGAGTACCCGATTgggttaatttaattgataatcAAAAGACACCTTGTGAATTGTGA
- the Rpn12 gene encoding regulatory particle non-ATPase 12, protein MEDMNAVIALCERGNSELRKSTRDLNKCSEIFNQLKVELTNLMFFPIPNNTASKEKLLIVRDILELGVKWSVAVKDITSFERYMTQLKCYYFDYVPDLRESGRKYEFLGLNLMFLLSQNRVAEFHTELELIPSDVIETNTNIKFPLNMEKYLMEGSYNEILFGRWTLPDITYNFFMDILWDTVRNEIAACMECAYDQISVLDAFKMLSITKPNELKTLALKRNWNWPEGDLYKSNFYFTIINEKKAEEPIPSSDLATLAIDYAKELEMIV, encoded by the exons ATGGAAGACATGAACGCTGTTATTGCTCTGTGCGAAAGAGGAAATTCAGAATTGAGAAAAAGTACGCGCGACTTAAACAAATGTagcgaaatatttaatcaactAAAG GTTGAGCTTACAAATTTGATGTTTTTTCCAATACCTAATAACACAGCAAGTAAGGAGAAACTGTTGATAGTTC GTGATATTTTAGAATTGGGTGTAAAATGGAGTGTAGCCGTAAAGGACATAACTTCTTTTGAACGTTACATGACACAATTAAAATGTTACTATTTTGATTACGTGCCTGATCTTCGGGAATCAGGAAGGAAATATGAGTTCTTAGGACTGAATCTAATGTTTTTATTGTCTCAAAATCGTGTAGCTGAATTTCACACGGAATTGGAATTAATACCTTCTGATGTGATAGAAACTaacacaaatattaaatttcctttaaaCATGGAAAAGTATTTAATGGAAGGATCATATAATGAGATACTATTTGGAAGATGGACTCTTCCAGACATTACGTACAACTTCTTCATGGATATTCTATGGGATACTGTGCGCAATGAGATTGCAGCTTGTATGGAATGTGCTTACGACCAAATTTCGGTTTTAGATGCCTTCAAGATGCTTTCTATAACTAAGCCTAATGAGTTAAAGACGTTGGCGCTCAAAAGGAATTGGAATTGGCCCGAAGGAGATTTGTACAAAAGTAACTTTtactttacaattataaatgaaaagaaagcTGAAGAACCAATACCCAGTTCAGATCTGGCTACCTTAGCCATAGATTATGCAAAAGAACTTGAAATGATTGTTTAA
- the Eif3f1 gene encoding eukaryotic translation initiation factor 3 subunit f1 produces MALNLTVKVHPVVLFQVVDAYERRKAESHRVIGTLLGTAEKGMVEVTNCFCVPHKESESQVEADLTYGIDLYDLNHRVNAQENIVGWWATGNEVTTHSSVIHEYYVRECNNPVHLTVDTTLINTTRMAIKAYVCVPLGVPNGKQGSMFTPVKVQITCYEPEIVGLQLCSKTQLPAHAQIAGVKTGGGIEPMMDLAQIAEASGKLSSMLEQVLQYVDDVLNSKQPPDNQVGRALLDMVHSVPKMSSDQFDEMFNSNVKDLLMVVALSQLIKTQLQLNEKLTLLTTL; encoded by the exons ATGGCGCTTAATCTTACTGTAAAAGTTCATCCTGTGGTTCTTTTCCAAGTAGTCGACGCTTATGAACGTCGAAAAGCTGAATCCCACCGTGTTATCGGTACATTACTAG GCACAGCTGAAAAAGGTATGGTTGAAGTAACAAATTGTTTCTGTGTACCGCATAAAGAGTCCGAGAGTCAAGTGGAAGCTGATCTGACATACGGAATCGACTTATATGATTTAAATCACAGGGTGAATGCACAAGAAAACATTGTTGGTTGGTGGGCAACTGGGAATGAG GTTACCACTCACTCCTCCGTTATACATGAGTACTATGTTCGTGAGTGTAACAATCCTGTCCATTTGACTGTTGATACAACACTGATAAACACTACTAGAATGGCAATTAAAGCATATGTGTGCGTACCATTAGGGGTACCTAATGGAAAACAAGGTTCCATGTTCACACCGGTTAAAGTTCAA ATTACATGTTACGAACCAGAAATAGTTGGACTGCAGCTTTGTTCAAAGACACAGTTACCAGCTCATGCACAAATAGCTGGTGTAAAAACAGGAGGTGGTATAGAACCAATGATGGATCTTGCTCAAATTGCAGAAGCAAGTGGCAAGCTGTCTTCCATGTTAGAACAAGTACTCCAATATGTTGACGATGTTCTCAATTCTAAACAACCACCAGATAATCAA GTGGGTCGCGCTCTACTGGATATGGTACACTCTGTACCAAAAATGTCAAGTGATCAATTTGATGAAATGTTTAACAGTAACGTAAAAGATCTCTTGATGGTTGTTGCACTGTCACAGTTAATAAAAACCCAACTCCAACTCAATGAGAAACTTACACTGCTCACAACCTTATAA
- the LOC144474719 gene encoding DENN domain-containing protein 1A isoform X1 → MGSRLRDNVQHLFECFCEVAAPLGEKLPWILQKYPSSFLDEEILKSVPKFAYPCEIENLVVQHFSFVLTSIDSKWTFGFCRHDPKTDTGLVILSALPWHEIFYKLLNKIATLIQSTGNGEDLWKFLETVYNSTVPIPGSSTSIPVPNSKVNFIYQSPKQFQLPSIPENRNLTEYYSAVDAHNMMIVFASMLCERRIIFTSKRLSRLSACVQACNALIYPMIWQHIYIPVLPLSLIDYLLAPMPFLIGVPSPTLQRVRKSDLGEIVILDADNNIIESPFEDLESLPQDVVANLKKALRNRAMLLGDGVSRAFLRALVQLTAGYKDALILEQGQCITFNQNAFVESRPSSMQPFVRKMLELQIFQQFIEERLNMLNSGLGCSDEFEVEACSYSAKSSSKFMQQYREWTYAMRKESSAFFRSVKDKANPAMKYAVKSVKDKGKDMKTAYKGLKWKGGRANRSETSRRFHQPRSAPSSPTSDRRPIDFTSPPKSPNGFTATTSYRKDLRLRNSNFADSRKQYSPLSPSSPEETDSPPERVNIDLMQELRHVIFPNTPPVDRTDSPEVPDLIRLDSTVSSDDFDPLLTKSTEFPNSKQMTQSLHAPEMGEGLSNPLYPYFQPLHKTTEKPKSSDNIGDLDLLQAYGLDFNKFNISNCGSPTKNAATCNNTSESNVGNVDSAFSLTLNATAIKSQNNWTKFE, encoded by the exons ATGGGTTCCAGATTGAG AGATAATGTACAACATCTCTTTGAATGTTTTTGCGAGGTGGCTGCACCATTGGGAGAAAAACTACCATGGATACTTCAAAAGTATCCTAGCTCCTTTTTGGACGAAGAAATACTTAAGTCGGTACCTAAATTTGCATACCCTTGTGAAATAGAAAA cctTGTGGtacaacatttttcatttgtacTCACTAGCATTGATTCTAAGTGGACATTTGGATTCTGTCGACATGATCCCAAGACAGATACTGGTCTAGTAATTTTAAGTGCATTGCCGTggcatgaaatattttataa gCTCTTAAACAAAATTGCTACGTTGATTCAGAGCACTGGAAATGGAGAAGATCTTTGGAAATTTCTTGAAACCGTATATAATAGTACAGTTCCCATCCCTGGTAGTTCCACATCTATTCCTGTACCAAATTCTAAAGTG aactttatttatcaaagTCCTAAGCAATTTCAATTACCGAGTATACCAGAAAAT AGAAATTTGACTGAATATTACAGTGCTGTTGATGCTCATAATATGATGATAGTGTTTGCTTCCATGCTATGTGAGCGGcgtattattttcacttcAAAACGTCTTTCAAGATTGAGTGCTTGCGTTCAAGCGTGTAACGCTTTAATTTATCCAATGATTTGgcaacatatatatattccaGTTTTGCCATTAtctttaatagattatttattagcaCCGATGCCGTTTTTAATCGGAGTACCATCTCCAACTCTTCag AGAGTCCGAAAAAGTGATTTGGGAGAAATAGTTATATTGGATGCGGATAACAATATCATAGAATCTCCGTTCGAAGATTTAGAGTCTTTACCTCAAGACGTA GTAGCCAATTTAAAGAAGGCATTACGCAATAGAGCTATGCTACTCGGTGATGGGGTGTCTAGGGCATTTTTGCGAGCATTGGTGCAGTTAACTGCTGGCTACAAGGATGcattaattttagaacaagGCCAGTGTATTACATTTAATCAAAATGCATTCGTGGAAAGTAGGCCATCTTCTATGCAACCTTTTGTACGAAAAATGTTGGAATTGCAGATATTTCAACag TTTATAGAAGAAAGACTGAATATGCTTAATTCAGGCCTTGGATGCTCAGATGAATTTGAAGTGGAAGCTTGCAGCTATTCCGCCAAATCTAGTAGTAAGTTTATGCAGCAGTATCGAGAATGGACATACGCAATGAGGAAAGAAAGTTCGGCATTTTTTCGCAGTGTAAAAGATAAG GCCAATCCAGCTATGAAGTATGCAGTTAAATCA GTAAAAGACAAAGGAAAGGACATGAAAACAGCGTACAAAGGACTGAAATGGAAAGGTG GAAGAGCGAACAGAAGTGAAACAAGTAGGAGATTTCACCAGCCGAGGTCTGCACCTAGTTCTCCTACTTCCGACAGAAGGCCTATCGACTTTACATCGCCACCAAAATCACCAAACGGTTTCACAGCGACCACTAGCTATAGAAAAGATCTTCGGTTACGTAATAGCAATTTCGCTGATTCAAG aaaacaATATTCGCCATTAAGTCCTAGTTCTCCGGAAGAAACTGATTCACCGCCAGAACGAGTGAACATTGACCTTATGCAAGAGCTTCGTCACGTAATATTTCCTAATACACCTCCTGTTGATAGAACA gaCTCCCCCGAAGTGCCAGATTTAATTAGATTAGACTCGACAGTGAGTAGTGACGACTTTGATCCGCTGCTTACCAAGTCCACGGAATTTCCCAATTCAAAACAGATGACGCAGTCGTTGCATGCGCCGGAAATGGGAGAAGGCCTTAGCAACCCACTATATCCGTACTTTCAACCTCTGCACAAAACCACCGAAAAACCAAAATCATCAGACAATATCGGCGACTTGGATCTGTTACAAGCGTATGGCttggattttaataaatttaatataagtaaCTGCGGTTCACCGACCAAAAATGCTGCAACGTGTAATAATACATCTGAGAGTAATGTTGGCAATGTCGATAGCGCGTTTAGCTTAACATTGAACGCTACCGCCATTAAATCACAAAATAATTGGACGAAATTCGAGTAA
- the LOC144474719 gene encoding DENN domain-containing protein 1A isoform X2: protein MGSRLRDNVQHLFECFCEVAAPLGEKLPWILQKYPSSFLDEEILKSVPKFAYPCEIENLVVQHFSFVLTSIDSKWTFGFCRHDPKTDTGLVILSALPWHEIFYKLLNKIATLIQSTGNGEDLWKFLETVYNSTVPIPGSSTSIPVPNSKVNFIYQSPKQFQLPSIPENRNLTEYYSAVDAHNMMIVFASMLCERRIIFTSKRLSRLSACVQACNALIYPMIWQHIYIPVLPLSLIDYLLAPMPFLIGVPSPTLQRVRKSDLGEIVILDADNNIIESPFEDLESLPQDVVANLKKALRNRAMLLGDGVSRAFLRALVQLTAGYKDALILEQGQCITFNQNAFVESRPSSMQPFVRKMLELQIFQQFIEERLNMLNSGLGCSDEFEVEACSYSAKSSSKFMQQYREWTYAMRKESSAFFRSVKDKANPAMKYAVKSVKDKGKDMKTAYKGLKWKGGRANRSETSRRFHQPRSAPSSPTSDRRPIDFTSPPKSPNGFTATTSYRKDLRLRNSNFADSRKQYSPLSPSSPEETDSPPERVNIDLMQELRHVIFPNTPPVDRTLKPVRSLDSLRPAWSGHMRHGPPPSTNVANPIITVTSSAKTPSYHVPHSSFGRSIDRTNILLDINDVLIDNIQTGANRSLPLNSFAMKSNNVVESKTDKIPFSPVSQECADNVCSKNVDLIMQKIKTCQQKNIVGVCSSNVKFYTDDILTNYDPGMDGKSFDLHLKTLESSTSLKDNDPFDTSKVFTPSYLQSTIFQTTSASLSVNSNVSYYAFNSTSCSAHSKDSPEVPDLIRLDSTVSSDDFDPLLTKSTEFPNSKQMTQSLHAPEMGEGLSNPLYPYFQPLHKTTEKPKSSDNIGDLDLLQAYGLDFNKFNISNCGSPTKNAATCNNTSESNVGNVDSAFSLTLNATAIKSQNNWTKFE from the exons ATGGGTTCCAGATTGAG AGATAATGTACAACATCTCTTTGAATGTTTTTGCGAGGTGGCTGCACCATTGGGAGAAAAACTACCATGGATACTTCAAAAGTATCCTAGCTCCTTTTTGGACGAAGAAATACTTAAGTCGGTACCTAAATTTGCATACCCTTGTGAAATAGAAAA cctTGTGGtacaacatttttcatttgtacTCACTAGCATTGATTCTAAGTGGACATTTGGATTCTGTCGACATGATCCCAAGACAGATACTGGTCTAGTAATTTTAAGTGCATTGCCGTggcatgaaatattttataa gCTCTTAAACAAAATTGCTACGTTGATTCAGAGCACTGGAAATGGAGAAGATCTTTGGAAATTTCTTGAAACCGTATATAATAGTACAGTTCCCATCCCTGGTAGTTCCACATCTATTCCTGTACCAAATTCTAAAGTG aactttatttatcaaagTCCTAAGCAATTTCAATTACCGAGTATACCAGAAAAT AGAAATTTGACTGAATATTACAGTGCTGTTGATGCTCATAATATGATGATAGTGTTTGCTTCCATGCTATGTGAGCGGcgtattattttcacttcAAAACGTCTTTCAAGATTGAGTGCTTGCGTTCAAGCGTGTAACGCTTTAATTTATCCAATGATTTGgcaacatatatatattccaGTTTTGCCATTAtctttaatagattatttattagcaCCGATGCCGTTTTTAATCGGAGTACCATCTCCAACTCTTCag AGAGTCCGAAAAAGTGATTTGGGAGAAATAGTTATATTGGATGCGGATAACAATATCATAGAATCTCCGTTCGAAGATTTAGAGTCTTTACCTCAAGACGTA GTAGCCAATTTAAAGAAGGCATTACGCAATAGAGCTATGCTACTCGGTGATGGGGTGTCTAGGGCATTTTTGCGAGCATTGGTGCAGTTAACTGCTGGCTACAAGGATGcattaattttagaacaagGCCAGTGTATTACATTTAATCAAAATGCATTCGTGGAAAGTAGGCCATCTTCTATGCAACCTTTTGTACGAAAAATGTTGGAATTGCAGATATTTCAACag TTTATAGAAGAAAGACTGAATATGCTTAATTCAGGCCTTGGATGCTCAGATGAATTTGAAGTGGAAGCTTGCAGCTATTCCGCCAAATCTAGTAGTAAGTTTATGCAGCAGTATCGAGAATGGACATACGCAATGAGGAAAGAAAGTTCGGCATTTTTTCGCAGTGTAAAAGATAAG GCCAATCCAGCTATGAAGTATGCAGTTAAATCA GTAAAAGACAAAGGAAAGGACATGAAAACAGCGTACAAAGGACTGAAATGGAAAGGTG GAAGAGCGAACAGAAGTGAAACAAGTAGGAGATTTCACCAGCCGAGGTCTGCACCTAGTTCTCCTACTTCCGACAGAAGGCCTATCGACTTTACATCGCCACCAAAATCACCAAACGGTTTCACAGCGACCACTAGCTATAGAAAAGATCTTCGGTTACGTAATAGCAATTTCGCTGATTCAAG aaaacaATATTCGCCATTAAGTCCTAGTTCTCCGGAAGAAACTGATTCACCGCCAGAACGAGTGAACATTGACCTTATGCAAGAGCTTCGTCACGTAATATTTCCTAATACACCTCCTGTTGATAGAACA TTGAAGCCAGTACGCAGTTTAGACAGTTTGAGACCTGCATGGAGTGGACATATGCGGCACGGTCCTCCACCTAGTACAAATGTTGCAAATCCCATCATCACAGTCACCTCGTCCGCAAAAACTCCATCTTATCATGTTCCGCATTCCAGCTTCGGTAGATCAATCGATCGGACGAACATTTTGCTAGATATCAACGACGTATTAATTGATAACATTCAAACCGGTGCAAATAGATCATTACCATTGAACTCGTTCGCCATGAAGTCAAACAATGTTGTCGAGAGTAAAACGGACAAAATACCGTTTTCACCTGTTTCACAAGAATGTGCTGACAACGTATGTTCAAAGAACGTAGACCTGATCatgcaaaaaataaaaacatgccaacaaaaaaatattgttggagTTTGCTCAAGTAACGTGAAATTTTATACTGACGACATTCTCACCAATTATGATCCAGGAATGGATGGGAAATCTTTtgatttgcatttaaaaactCTAGAATCTTCTACTAGTCTGAAAGATAACGACCCGTTCGATACAAGCAAAGTGTTCACACCTTCCTACTTGCaatcaacaattttccaaaccACAAGCGCATCATTGTCTGTTAATTCGAACGTTTCATACTATGCATTCAATAGCACATCCTGCTCTGCACATTCGAAG gaCTCCCCCGAAGTGCCAGATTTAATTAGATTAGACTCGACAGTGAGTAGTGACGACTTTGATCCGCTGCTTACCAAGTCCACGGAATTTCCCAATTCAAAACAGATGACGCAGTCGTTGCATGCGCCGGAAATGGGAGAAGGCCTTAGCAACCCACTATATCCGTACTTTCAACCTCTGCACAAAACCACCGAAAAACCAAAATCATCAGACAATATCGGCGACTTGGATCTGTTACAAGCGTATGGCttggattttaataaatttaatataagtaaCTGCGGTTCACCGACCAAAAATGCTGCAACGTGTAATAATACATCTGAGAGTAATGTTGGCAATGTCGATAGCGCGTTTAGCTTAACATTGAACGCTACCGCCATTAAATCACAAAATAATTGGACGAAATTCGAGTAA